One genomic segment of Helicobacter enhydrae includes these proteins:
- the pseC gene encoding UDP-4-amino-4,6-dideoxy-N-acetyl-beta-L-altrosamine transaminase: protein MIPYSTQCIDEDDISAVVSTLQSSNLTQGVQTELFEQELAQYLGVPYVLSFNSATSALFCAYRALGLAHCEVITSPISFVATSNMLLENHAQPVFCDIMSNGNINPHKIPELITPKTKAIVSIDYAGASVDVEAIAQIAKEYQLAFVSDSSHSFGGEYQGTKIGAFADLTIFSFHALKPITTGEGGAIATKDAKLYERIKRIRSHGVIKKSLWNTQVQESGFNFRLTDIAASLGRSQLKKIDTFIQQRQKIASFYDEVFKDNPYFHTLQIPSHIKSSIHLYPIFLKQQYWCAKEAIFARLQERGLGVQVHYKPIHLYDLYAKTPHRSLYQAERFYNAQISIPCHQKMDIPLAQEVAEILLDTLEGF from the coding sequence ATGATCCCATACAGCACTCAATGTATCGATGAAGATGACATCTCTGCTGTTGTTTCCACTCTGCAATCTTCAAACCTCACGCAAGGCGTTCAAACAGAACTTTTTGAGCAAGAGCTTGCCCAGTATCTTGGAGTGCCTTATGTGTTGAGCTTCAACTCTGCGACCTCTGCACTTTTTTGTGCGTATAGGGCGTTGGGTTTGGCACATTGTGAAGTCATCACATCGCCGATTAGTTTTGTTGCCACTTCCAATATGCTGTTGGAGAATCACGCACAACCTGTTTTTTGTGACATTATGAGTAATGGCAACATCAACCCACACAAAATCCCCGAGTTGATCACACCCAAAACCAAGGCGATTGTTAGCATAGATTATGCGGGGGCAAGTGTCGATGTGGAGGCAATCGCACAAATCGCCAAAGAGTATCAACTCGCTTTTGTCTCCGATAGTTCTCATAGCTTTGGAGGAGAGTATCAAGGCACAAAAATTGGAGCATTTGCAGATCTGACAATCTTTAGTTTCCACGCCCTCAAACCTATCACAACAGGCGAGGGTGGGGCGATCGCCACAAAAGACGCCAAACTCTATGAGCGTATCAAACGCATCCGTTCGCACGGCGTCATCAAAAAATCGCTATGGAATACTCAAGTGCAAGAGAGTGGATTCAATTTCCGACTTACAGATATTGCTGCCTCACTTGGACGCTCACAACTCAAAAAGATTGATACTTTTATCCAGCAACGCCAAAAGATCGCAAGCTTTTATGATGAAGTGTTCAAAGATAATCCATATTTTCATACTCTCCAGATCCCCTCTCATATCAAAAGCTCTATCCATTTGTATCCTATTTTTCTCAAACAGCAATATTGGTGTGCCAAAGAAGCTATTTTTGCTCGTTTGCAAGAAAGGGGGCTTGGAGTCCAGGTGCATTATAAGCCCATTCATCTTTATGATTTGTATGCCAAAACTCCTCACAGATCGCTTTATCAAGCTGAACGCTTTTATAATGCCCAAATCTCTATCCCTTGCCATCAAAAAATGGACATCCCACTAGCACAAGAGGTTGCTGAGATTCTGCTCGATACTCTTGAGGGCTTTTGA
- a CDS encoding DpnII family type II restriction endonuclease: MLIEKKCLNNRDDITIALNHLNFLLGKNKDVMQSCIGKLFSEFPKAFGVLEILIAVRDSKEEVLDINDNPCKLKDYVKLHLKSK, encoded by the coding sequence ATGTTGATTGAAAAAAAATGTTTGAATAATCGTGATGATATTACCATAGCACTCAATCATCTAAACTTTTTGCTTGGTAAAAATAAAGATGTGATGCAAAGTTGTATAGGAAAACTTTTTAGTGAATTTCCCAAAGCTTTTGGTGTTTTAGAGATATTGATTGCAGTGCGTGACAGCAAAGAGGAAGTATTAGATATAAATGATAATCCTTGCAAATTAAAAGATTATGTCAAACTCCACTTGAAATCAAAGTGA
- a CDS encoding RCC1 domain-containing protein: MSVETEVAQTLSAINEVLREVAKEKIDPSVYTEVLGSFVEEKKRELQGVVDRVNDPLGEKTITMETIGKQRAIAGAYVYQEVWKKDGRITRYGDFILIGYCDDNMLGVNADGGKSLRVPLPNDVEFERLVVGYHNLYAIPKAGQSNVGGVEGSLDCCLFCMGYGVYGQLGKGSTSDSLVPYVHTFESRVKKLLVSGHGTDIRTGCFALLENKKVFVCGNQPEGYFGIGNTSQVNAWVQAHEGVDDIFVSPFDCWIIKSGVVYAMGWNGVGQLGCNSSGQKHTPVQIKAGVREAFIQCFAEYQNDWYVSAFMMFDGVLWAAGRNSHYQFSANNTSDSNALVRVTDGNGLPLNTPRGTRFLNHPLLTVILIPNNGDTDVYVSGYGEYGFGDGSCDRATKLKKIKTLSGVGWELDSNFGSDNYQDSIDCVFIIHKEKQEIWAWGYNGYGELGIGKKGGEEMTMTKVCLPRKGLKQFEAWACFAADNTGGLCVIVDGVLYACGNNIHQRLSRVSPILSPVARA, encoded by the coding sequence ATGAGTGTCGAGACAGAAGTCGCACAAACGCTAAGTGCAATCAATGAGGTTTTGAGAGAGGTCGCAAAAGAAAAAATCGATCCGAGTGTTTATACAGAAGTTTTGGGGAGCTTTGTGGAGGAGAAAAAGAGGGAGTTGCAGGGGGTTGTGGATAGGGTCAATGATCCTTTGGGGGAGAAAACTATCACGATGGAAACCATCGGCAAACAAAGGGCGATTGCAGGGGCGTATGTCTATCAAGAGGTGTGGAAAAAAGATGGGAGGATCACAAGATATGGGGATTTTATCTTGATTGGGTATTGTGATGATAATATGCTTGGAGTGAATGCTGATGGAGGTAAGAGCCTAAGAGTCCCACTTCCTAACGATGTGGAGTTTGAAAGGCTGGTGGTGGGCTATCACAATCTGTATGCTATCCCTAAAGCTGGGCAAAGCAATGTGGGTGGGGTGGAAGGAAGCTTGGATTGTTGTTTGTTTTGTATGGGTTATGGTGTCTATGGGCAGCTTGGGAAAGGGAGCACTAGCGATTCGCTTGTGCCTTATGTCCATACTTTTGAATCAAGGGTCAAGAAGCTTTTGGTCTCTGGGCATGGGACTGATATCAGAACTGGGTGTTTTGCTCTGCTTGAAAACAAAAAGGTGTTTGTGTGTGGGAATCAGCCTGAGGGGTATTTTGGGATCGGTAATACTTCGCAAGTGAATGCTTGGGTGCAGGCTCATGAGGGAGTGGATGATATTTTTGTCTCTCCTTTTGATTGCTGGATCATCAAAAGTGGGGTGGTGTATGCGATGGGGTGGAATGGTGTGGGGCAACTAGGGTGCAATAGTAGTGGGCAAAAACACACTCCTGTGCAGATCAAGGCTGGAGTGAGGGAGGCTTTTATCCAATGTTTTGCAGAATATCAGAATGATTGGTATGTCTCGGCTTTTATGATGTTTGATGGGGTGCTTTGGGCAGCAGGAAGGAACTCTCACTATCAGTTTAGTGCCAACAACACTTCAGATAGCAATGCTTTGGTCCGCGTCACAGATGGGAATGGGCTGCCTCTCAATACGCCTAGGGGGACTCGATTTTTGAACCACCCTCTTTTGACTGTGATCCTTATCCCCAACAATGGAGATACTGATGTGTATGTCTCTGGATATGGGGAGTATGGGTTTGGAGATGGGAGCTGTGATAGAGCGACAAAGCTCAAAAAGATCAAGACGCTTAGTGGGGTGGGCTGGGAGCTGGATAGTAATTTTGGATCGGATAATTATCAAGACAGCATTGATTGTGTTTTTATCATCCATAAGGAGAAGCAAGAGATCTGGGCGTGGGGGTATAACGGATATGGAGAGCTTGGGATTGGGAAAAAAGGAGGAGAGGAGATGACAATGACAAAAGTGTGCTTGCCTAGAAAGGGGCTCAAGCAGTTTGAAGCGTGGGCTTGTTTTGCTGCGGATAATACGGGGGGACTTTGTGTGATTGTCGATGGGGTGCTGTATGCTTGTGGGAACAATATCCATCAGCGTCTTTCAAGAGTGTCGCCGATTTTGAGCCCGGTGGCTAGAGCATAG
- a CDS encoding phage holin family protein: MGDKESFKLYFFVLLVGIFAGVMYVLRSITEQKIDTKAKAVVFVIQGIGSSMLLCFLAFEGAHYFGLPNSLCIAIGGGVGWLGGEVVSRLLLRLFEKKILKE, encoded by the coding sequence ATGGGAGATAAAGAGAGCTTTAAGCTCTATTTTTTTGTGCTTTTGGTTGGGATTTTTGCAGGAGTGATGTATGTGCTTCGATCGATCACAGAGCAAAAAATCGACACCAAAGCTAAGGCTGTGGTGTTTGTCATACAAGGGATTGGGAGCTCAATGCTTCTGTGCTTCTTGGCATTTGAGGGAGCACATTATTTTGGGTTGCCCAATTCGCTTTGTATTGCTATTGGTGGGGGTGTAGGTTGGCTTGGAGGTGAAGTTGTCTCAAGACTACTTCTAAGACTATTTGAAAAAAAGATTTTAAAGGAGTGA
- a CDS encoding N-acetylmuramoyl-L-alanine amidase has protein sequence MRKIEKIIIHCSATPPQSDIGVREIDMWHKERGWKGCGYHYVIKRDGEIQKGRGVEEIGAHTKGFNAKSIGICLVGGVDKNGKARDTKTQKQEASLRALLGELTEEFKGAEVLGHRDLDPNKECPSFDVRRWLNV, from the coding sequence GTGAGAAAAATCGAAAAAATCATCATCCACTGCAGTGCCACTCCCCCTCAATCTGATATTGGAGTGCGTGAAATCGATATGTGGCACAAAGAGAGAGGGTGGAAAGGCTGTGGGTATCACTATGTCATCAAAAGAGATGGAGAAATCCAAAAAGGACGCGGGGTGGAGGAGATCGGAGCTCACACTAAGGGGTTTAATGCCAAAAGTATCGGAATCTGCCTGGTGGGTGGGGTGGATAAGAATGGCAAAGCAAGGGATACAAAAACACAGAAACAAGAAGCGTCTCTAAGGGCTTTGCTAGGAGAACTCACAGAGGAGTTTAAGGGGGCGGAGGTGTTAGGGCATAGGGATTTGGATCCAAACAAAGAATGTCCTAGCTTTGATGTGAGGAGGTGGCTCAATGTTTAG
- a CDS encoding Mu-like prophage major head subunit gpT family protein, whose product MPNKLDASFMENVSKGFSKVFNESLVKQNDDYKKISLEVLSNTIVTDYAWIADLPSMKEWVGERTLKELSAHNYTIKKKDWEATIKIHRDNLIYDNLGIVKPQIQSLAESVSMHYNQLIFKLLEDNGDCFDGKKFFATDHAVGSQSFGNKGTKVLSAESFLEARKEMRSLVNSHGTPLGIRPNLLVVPPELEATALKILKAQTIEGSSNITYGMCELLVCDHLSNDKAWYLFDTSRSVKPFILQVNKKPEFVALDKPNSDRNFMSKEILYGVDTEDNAGYGMWQLAYKSDGSEQ is encoded by the coding sequence ATGCCAAATAAGTTGGACGCAAGTTTTATGGAGAATGTGAGTAAGGGCTTTTCTAAGGTGTTTAATGAGAGCCTTGTCAAGCAAAATGATGACTACAAAAAGATCTCACTTGAGGTATTGAGTAATACCATCGTGACAGATTATGCCTGGATTGCAGACCTTCCTAGTATGAAAGAGTGGGTGGGAGAGAGAACACTCAAAGAACTCTCAGCCCACAACTACACAATCAAAAAGAAAGATTGGGAGGCAACAATCAAAATCCATAGGGATAATTTGATCTATGATAATTTGGGGATTGTCAAGCCACAGATACAGAGTTTGGCAGAGAGTGTGAGTATGCACTACAATCAACTCATTTTCAAGCTTTTGGAGGATAATGGGGATTGTTTTGATGGGAAGAAGTTTTTCGCTACTGATCATGCTGTGGGAAGTCAGAGTTTTGGCAACAAAGGAACAAAGGTGCTAAGTGCGGAGAGCTTTTTGGAGGCAAGAAAGGAGATGAGGAGTTTGGTGAATTCTCATGGCACTCCTCTTGGAATCCGTCCTAACTTGCTCGTTGTGCCTCCTGAACTAGAGGCAACAGCCCTCAAAATCCTCAAGGCTCAAACAATAGAGGGCTCTAGCAATATCACTTATGGAATGTGTGAGCTTTTGGTGTGTGATCATTTGAGCAATGATAAGGCGTGGTATCTCTTTGACACAAGCCGCAGTGTGAAGCCTTTCATTTTGCAGGTGAACAAAAAGCCTGAATTTGTCGCATTGGATAAGCCCAACTCTGATCGCAATTTTATGAGCAAAGAAATCCTCTATGGAGTGGATACTGAAGATAATGCAGGGTATGGAATGTGGCAGCTTGCTTATAAGAGTGATGGAAGTGAGCAATGA
- a CDS encoding phage protease: MREFLIEFNEVSKDDKIKISPVGEKVVGRDGRVFAINAEEVIKATKKGGVDLMLDVDHCGGEAVGWFALNSLEAKDDGIYAKLELTPKGEELVKNKAYRYLSPAYLTEYQGEAMVVKGIHSVGLVNHPNLLKKSLNSKEEGEGMQKENEKLKQENKELKAEIEQLKQENEKLLSSVKELEKEKEAIIKEYESKLTSTKVKNALMGNRMLKKREEEASKLSGEALESFLSMCAYEAKEVLKGSDLADLQKNSTQSTDKEKIAQSLGLENLD, from the coding sequence ATGAGAGAGTTTTTGATCGAATTCAATGAAGTCTCAAAAGATGACAAAATCAAGATTTCTCCTGTGGGAGAAAAGGTTGTCGGAAGAGATGGAAGAGTGTTTGCCATCAATGCAGAAGAAGTGATAAAGGCTACCAAAAAAGGTGGAGTGGATCTGATGCTTGATGTAGATCATTGTGGAGGAGAGGCTGTTGGGTGGTTTGCACTTAATAGTTTGGAAGCAAAAGATGATGGAATCTATGCAAAGCTAGAGCTTACGCCAAAGGGGGAGGAGCTAGTAAAAAACAAAGCCTACCGCTATCTCTCACCGGCATATTTGACAGAATATCAAGGCGAGGCAATGGTGGTCAAAGGGATCCATAGTGTGGGACTAGTCAACCACCCCAATCTGTTGAAAAAGAGCCTCAACTCCAAAGAGGAGGGAGAGGGAATGCAAAAAGAGAATGAAAAGCTCAAGCAAGAGAATAAAGAGCTCAAGGCAGAGATTGAACAACTCAAGCAGGAGAATGAAAAGCTTCTCTCCTCAGTCAAAGAGCTAGAAAAAGAAAAAGAGGCAATCATCAAAGAGTATGAGAGCAAGCTCACTAGCACCAAAGTCAAGAATGCTTTGATGGGGAATAGAATGCTTAAAAAAAGAGAGGAGGAGGCTAGCAAACTTAGCGGTGAGGCACTGGAGAGCTTTTTGTCTATGTGTGCTTATGAGGCTAAGGAGGTTTTGAAAGGAAGTGATCTGGCGGATTTGCAAAAAAACTCAACGCAAAGCACAGATAAAGAGAAAATCGCCCAAAGTTTAGGGCTTGAAAATTTAGATTAA
- a CDS encoding DUF1804 family protein, whose protein sequence is MNPQRQEIKNAYLKGKEISSICTLFDITRSTFYYHKKKAKEAGDDWDEAFLREKRGEEEIKASEEYFLATLIASFEKALLEGANPSLEKLNKYAQTYWKLKAPKNDDEFKLKDKLREKAELTIKELAHLALELEQKEVIDFLSTHHEEIIKRVFK, encoded by the coding sequence TTGAACCCACAACGCCAAGAAATCAAAAATGCTTATCTCAAAGGAAAAGAGATTAGTTCTATTTGCACACTTTTTGACATCACGCGCTCGACTTTTTACTACCACAAGAAAAAAGCCAAAGAAGCAGGAGATGATTGGGATGAAGCGTTTTTGAGAGAAAAAAGAGGAGAGGAGGAAATAAAAGCAAGTGAGGAATATTTTCTTGCCACCCTCATTGCCTCTTTTGAAAAAGCATTGCTAGAAGGTGCTAACCCCTCCTTAGAGAAGCTCAACAAATACGCCCAAACTTATTGGAAACTCAAAGCCCCCAAAAACGATGATGAGTTCAAACTCAAAGACAAACTTAGAGAAAAAGCAGAGCTCACCATCAAAGAGTTAGCCCATCTTGCCCTAGAGCTTGAGCAAAAAGAAGTGATAGATTTTTTGAGCACACACCACGAGGAAATCATCAAAAGGGTTTTTAAATGA